One Ornithinicoccus hortensis genomic window, GTAGGTCCGGACGAGCCGGTTGTCCAGGGTCCGGTGGGTCAGCCGCGGCACCACCTGCGTGCTCCACCAGTTCATGCCACCCAGCCTGCCACCGACCGCCCTGCGGGGCGCGGCCGCGGGTGGGTGACCCCCCTGCGCGACGGAAGCTGCACGGCATACATTGTGGGCAGACCCCACCACGCAAGCGCAGGAGGAGCCATGCCCAGCACGGTCAAGGGCGTCATCGCCCGCAGCAAGGGAGCCGACGTCGAGGTCGTCGACATCGTCGTGCCCGACCCCGGACCCGGTGAGGCGGTGGTCAAGGTCGAGGCGTGCGGCGTGTGCCACACCGACCTGCACTACCGCGATGGTGGGATCAACGACGAGTTCCCGTTCCTGCTCGGCCACGAGGCGGCCGGCACGGTCGAGGCCGTGGGCGAGGGCGTGACCGACGTCGCCCCCGGTGACTTCGTCATCCTGAACTGGCGCGCCGTCTGCGGGCAGTGCCGGGCCTGCGCCAAGGGTGAGCCGTGGTACTGCTTCGACACCGCGAACGCCACCCAGAAGATGACGCTGACCGACGGCACGGAGCTCTCGCCCGCCCTCGGGATCGGCGCCTTCATCGAGAAGACCCTGGTCGCGGCCGGGCAGTGCACCAAGGTCGACCGGGAGGCCTCCGCCGCGGCCGCCGGCCTCCTCGGGTGCGGGGTGATGGCCGGCTTCGGCGCCGCGGTGAACACCGGCGGCGTGCGCCGGGGCGACTCCGTGGCCGTGATCGGCTGCGGCGGGGTCGGCAACGCCGCGATCGCCGGGGCGGCGCTGGCCGGGGCGACCACGGTCATCGCCGTCGATGTGGACGACCGCAAGCTGGTGGGCGCCAAGGCCTTCGGGGCCACGCACACCGTCAACAGCAAGGACGTCGACCCGGTCGAGAAGATCCGCGAGCTCACCGGCGGGTTCGGCGCCGACGTGGTCGTCGAGGCGGTCGGCCGTCCGGAGACCTACGAGCAGGCGTTCTACGCCCGTGACCTCGCCGGCACCGTCGTGCTGGTCGGCGTCCCCACCCCGGACATGGAGGTGATGCTGCCGCTGCTGGAGATCTTCGGCCGGGGCGGCGCGCTGAAGTCCAGCTGGTACGGCGACTGCCTGCCGTCCCGCGACTTCCCGATGCTCATCGACCTCTACCGGCAGGGCAAGTTCGACCTGGACGCCTTCGTCACCGAGAAGATCGCGCTCGACCAGGTGGAGAGCGCCTTCGAGAAGATGCACGGTGGTCAGGTGCTGCGCTCGGTGGTGGAGCTGTGAGCGGGGAGCTGCGGGTCGACCACGCCGTCACCTCCGGGACCTTCTCCCTGGACGGCGGCACCTGGGAGGTCGACAACAACGTGTGGGTGCTCGGCGACGACACCCAGTGCGTCGTGATCGACGCCCCCCACGACGCGGACGCGATCGCAGCGGTGGTGGGTGAGCGCGAGCTGGTGGCCGTGCTGTGCACGCACGCGCACGACGACCACATCGGCGCCGTCGGCGACATCTTCGACCGGACCCGCGCCCCGTCATACCTGCATCCCGAGGACCGGGTGCTGTGGGACCGGGTCTACCAGGTGGGTCCGGACCACGAGCTCGCCGACGGACAGGTCATCACCGTGGCGGGCACGGAGGTGCGGGTGCTGCACACGCCGGGGCACAGCCCGGGCGCGGTCTGCTTCTACGTGCCGGCGCTGGGCGTGCTCTTCACCGGGGACACCCTGTTCCAGGGCGGGCCGGGGGCCACCGGCCGCTCGTACAGCGACTTCCCGACGATCATCGACTCGATCCGCGACAAGCTCCTCGTGCTGCCGCCGGAGACCGTCGTGCACACCGGGCACGGCGACTCGACCACGATCGGGGACGAGGCGCCGCACCTGCAGGAGTGGATCGACCGCGGGCACTGAGCCCCCGCGAGGTCGGAACGTCCGGGTCACGTCCCCGGTAGACTCGCGGGCGTGACGACGCTGGAGAGAGCCTACGCGCGGTCCGTGCTGGCCGTGCTGCTCGGCGCGCTCCTGGGCTCGTTGCTGGTGTGGTCCGGCGACCCGGCCTCCCTGGTGCTCAGCGTCGGCGTGGTGCTCCTCACCGGGATGCTCCGGCGGTCGGCCGCGGCGCCGTCCTGGCGGGCCGGGCTGGTCCGCAGCGACGGGGTGGGTCGCCGCCGGTATGCCTGGAGCCGGCTCCCGCTGCCGCTGCGCGACCCCGGCCTGCCCGGCCGCCCGCAGCCACGCGCCCCGGGACTGCTGACCGTGGGGGTCCCTGCCTGAACGCCGGCGGACCCCCAGACGCGTCCTGATCCAGCACCGTCCCGGAGGTCCCTTCGTGTTCGCCTTTCTCGACCCTGTCATGCTCCCGGTCCACGATCTCATCGAGGCCGTGTCCCAGTGGGTGCCGATGCCGCTGTGCATCGTGCTCCTCACCGTCCTCGTCCGGCTCGCCCTGCACCCGTTGAACCGGGCCACCTACCGCGCCGGCCTGCACCGCAGACGCATCTCGCCGCAGGTGCGCGAGCTGCAGGAGTTGCACCGCAAGAACCCGGAGAAGCTGCGCGCCGAGCTGATGGAGCTGCACACCCGCGAGGGGGTGTACCCGGCCGCGGGGTGCCTGCCCGCCCTCCTGCAGCTGCCGGTGCTCGGCGTGGTCTACCGGCTGTTCAGCGCACCGCAGTTCGCCGGGACCGCCAACGCCCTGCAGCACCACACCCTCGCCGGGGTGCCGCTGACCGCGCACCTGACCACGGCCGGCAGCGGGGTCTGGGTGTTCGCCCTCTTGATCGCCGTCGCGTTGGTCGTGGCCTGGCTGATCATGCGACAGACCCGGGACACCATGGCCGAAGCCCAGCAGATGACCCCGGCCGACCCGCGCCAGGCCGAGGTCACGGCGACGATGAACCGGATCCTGCCGATGATGTCCTTCGGCACGGTCGCCGCCGTGGCCGTGCTGCCCCTGGCCACCGGGCTCTACCTGGCGGTGAGCGCGTCCTGGACCTACTGTGAGCGGCTCCTGGTGCGCCGCACCGTCACCGTCTGAGGCGCGGCGTCGCTCGCCCCCGCGCGGCATCGGTCTCGGCGCGCGGCATACGTCCCTGTAGGCGGCAAATGTCCCCGCGCGCGGCATATGTCGCGACATTTGGCGCTTGCAGGGCAGGAAGGCGCTTGCGGGGCAGGAAGGCGCTGACGTCATGACGGAGCGGGGTTCGGTCGGCGTCGTGGGTACCCGGCGGGAGCGACGTGCGCTGGGCCAGGTGGGCGGTATACGTCCCTGTAGGCGGCAAGTTTCTCTGTGAGCGGCAAACTTCCCCGCGTGCGGCAGATGTCGCGATATTTGCCGCTTGTGGGGACGGAAGGCGCTCGTGGCGCGGTGCGCAGAGCGAGGTATGCCGGGGGCGCCAGGATCGGGCCGCCCCCTCCAACGCTGCCCGATCCCGGCGCCCCGCCCGACCTGTGCTGAGCACGCGGGCACCCGTCCTCCGGACGCGCTGGAGGGGCCGAGGTATTGCACGGTGCCGGACCTGGCCTCCGGCACCAGCCCTCAGACGGTGCCGTGCGTCGGCTGGTTCCCGGCCGCCCACCGACCGCGCGCGGCCGGGGTAGGAGAACTCCGCGAGGAGTCGTCAGCTGCCGGCGCCGAACATCGCGACGCCGACGCCGACGACCATGGCGGTCTGCATGCTCCGGATGGCACCGCGGGAGGCCTCGGAGGCCCACTCGCCGTCCGCGATGTCGGCCGCCCGCCCGCGCAGTTCCTTGTCGGAGAGACCGCCCGCCCCCGCGAACACGGTGTGGATGCTGCTGGCGGCGTGGAGGAGTGCGATCAGCGAGCCGGTCCGCGTGGTGGGCGGCTGCTCGCCGAGCAGGACGGCCTGCACCTCGCGATGGAGCGCGTCGCGCCCCGCAGGATCCGTCAGGTGGCGCCGGGTGTCCGGGATGAAGCCGAGGGCGTTGTGCTTCTCCTCCTCGGCGGCACCGGAAGCCAGGAGCGCGTCGTAGGCCAGCGCCTCACAGCGACGGGCCACCACCGGCATGATCGCCTTCGGCTTGCGTCCCTCGTGCTTGGCAAACAGTGCCATGGCCTCCTCGAGCGACTCAGGCAGCGGTTCGGCGGGCGTTCCACCGGGCGATTCGGCGCCGGTCGGGGCACCGTCGGTCACCATGAGGCGGCCTGCGTCGTCGAGCCGTAGGCGCCCGGCGAGTTCCAGTTCGAGCAGGAGGGCGCCGGTGCACACGGTCCGCGTGGCGCGGGGCGTGGAGACGGCCCTGCCCTCGGTGTCGGTGAGCAGGATCAGGACTTCCTCTGCGATCAACATGTCACCGACGCTACGGGGGATCGCGGACGGGCACATCCGTCGCAGTGGGGGACCTGGCTCCGCCGCGGGTTTGGTTCCCGACTCCCCACCGCGAGGGAGGAAAACCCCGTGCCGGCCCCCTGAGTCCGTGTGATCCTGGCCCGATGACGACCCTGTCCGACCTCTGGCCCGTCTTCGGGCTCCGGATCACCGCCGGCCCGCTGGAACTGCGAGCCCTCACCGACGAGGACCTCATCGCCCTGTGCGACCTGGCGGCGCGGGGCATCCACCCGCCGGAGCGGATGCCGTTCTACTTCCCGTGGACCGACGCCCCGCCCGAGGAGCTGGTGCGCAACACCGCCGCCTACCACTGGCGGGCCCGCGCCGACTTCCGGCCCGCGGAGTGGAGCCTGCAGCTCGGGGTGTGGCATGAGGGGGTGCTGGTGGGCAGTCAGGGGCTGGAGGCCAGCAACTATCCCGTCACCCGCACCGCCGAGACCGGCTCGTGGCTGGGGCAGGCGCACCAGGGCCGCAGGATCGGCACCGCGATGCGCCAGGTCATCTGCGCCTTCGCCTTCGACCACCTGGACGCGGCCGAGGTGACCTCCGGTGCCTTCCTGGACAATCCCGCGTCGCTCGCGGTGAGCCGCAAGGTCGGCTACCGGGAGGACGGGGTGCGCCGGCTGCAGCGCCGCGAGGGCGAGCTCGCCCACAACCAGACGCTCGTGCTGACGCCGGAGACACTCGTCCGCGGTGAGCACGAACTGCGGGTCGAGGGGCTGGAGCCGGTGCGCCGGGCCGTCGGTCTGGACGGCTGAGCACCGATATCCGTATGCCGTGCCGGTGCCCGTCGGTCCTCGGGCACCCCCCGGCGCTTGTAACCTTGCCAGCGTGACTCTGCGCCTGTACGACACCGCCACCCGTGCCCTGCGGGACTTCCAGCCCCTCGAGCCGGGGAAGGTCGGCATCTACATCTGCGGGCTCACCACCCAGGGGGACCCGCACATCGGGCACGTGCGCTTCACGGTCGCCTTCGACGTGCTGCGCCGCTGGCTGGTCCGGGGCCACGGCTACGACGTCACGCTGGTGCGCAACGTCACCGACATCGACGACAAGATCCTGAACAAGTCGTCCGACCACGACACCCCGTGGTGGGCGTGGAGCTACACCCACGAGCGCGCCACCAGCCAGGCCCTGGACACGCTGGGGGTGCTGCCGCCGACCTACGAGCCCCGCGCCACCGGCCACATCACCGAGATGGTCGAACTCATCGACCTGCTCGTCGAGCGGGGCCACGCCTACCCGGCGGAGGACGGCAGCGGCGACGTCTATTTCGACGTGCGCTCCTTCCCCGACTACGGCGCGCTGACCCGGCAGCGGATCGAGGACATGGAGCCGGCGGCCGACGCCGACCCGCGGGGCAAGCGCGACCCCCGCGACTTCGCGCTGTGGAAGGGGGCCAAGCCGACCGAGCCGGCGACGGCCAGCTGGCCCACGGCATACGGCAGGGGCCGTCCCGGCTGGCACCTGGAGTGCTCGGCGATGGCCCGCAAGTACCTCGGGGACACCTTCGACATCCACGGCGGTGGCGTCGACCTGCGCTTCCCGCACCACGAGAACGAGCAGGCCCAGTCGCGGGCCGCCGGGCTGGGCTTCGCGCAGTTCTGGCTGCACAACGCGTGGGTCACCATCAGCGGCGAGAAGATGAGCAAGTCGCTGGGCAACTCCCTGGTCGTCTCCGAGCTGACCCGGCACGTGCGACCGCTGGTGCTGCGCTACTACCTGACCGCCGTGCACTACCGGTCCACCATCGAGTACGGCGAGGACTCGTTGGCCGAGGCGCAGGCCGCGGTCGAGCGGATCGAGTCGTTCGTCCAGCGGGCGGTGGAGGCCGTCGGCGAGCCGGCGGGCGAGCTCGCCGAGATCGAGCTGGACAGCGGGTTCGCCGACGCGCTGGACGACGACCTCAACGTGTCCGAGGCGCTCGCGGTGCTGTTCGGCCTGGTGCGCGAGGGCAACCGCGCCCTCGAGGCGGGCGCGGCGGAGGAGGCGACCGTGCGGCATACCCTCGGGCAGGTCCTGGCGATGACCGACGTCCTCGGGGTGAACCCGCGCTCGCCCCAGTGGGCGCGGGAGGGGTCCGGCAGCACGGACGTCCTGGACGCGCTGGTGCAATCCCGGCTGGACGCCCGCGCGGCGGCCCGCGCGGACAAGGACTTCGCCACCGCCGACGCCATCCGCGACGAGCTCACCGGGCTCGGCATCGTCATCGAGGACACCCCGACCGGCGCGCGCTGGTCGCTGGGTGGCTGAGCAACCACGACCGAAAGAGGTATGTCGAATGGCCGGCAACTCCCGCCGCCGTGGTGCGGTGCGCAAGA contains:
- a CDS encoding GOLPH3/VPS74 family protein, whose translation is MLIAEEVLILLTDTEGRAVSTPRATRTVCTGALLLELELAGRLRLDDAGRLMVTDGAPTGAESPGGTPAEPLPESLEEAMALFAKHEGRKPKAIMPVVARRCEALAYDALLASGAAEEEKHNALGFIPDTRRHLTDPAGRDALHREVQAVLLGEQPPTTRTGSLIALLHAASSIHTVFAGAGGLSDKELRGRAADIADGEWASEASRGAIRSMQTAMVVGVGVAMFGAGS
- a CDS encoding GNAT family N-acetyltransferase; its protein translation is MTTLSDLWPVFGLRITAGPLELRALTDEDLIALCDLAARGIHPPERMPFYFPWTDAPPEELVRNTAAYHWRARADFRPAEWSLQLGVWHEGVLVGSQGLEASNYPVTRTAETGSWLGQAHQGRRIGTAMRQVICAFAFDHLDAAEVTSGAFLDNPASLAVSRKVGYREDGVRRLQRREGELAHNQTLVLTPETLVRGEHELRVEGLEPVRRAVGLDG
- the cysS gene encoding cysteine--tRNA ligase; the encoded protein is MTLRLYDTATRALRDFQPLEPGKVGIYICGLTTQGDPHIGHVRFTVAFDVLRRWLVRGHGYDVTLVRNVTDIDDKILNKSSDHDTPWWAWSYTHERATSQALDTLGVLPPTYEPRATGHITEMVELIDLLVERGHAYPAEDGSGDVYFDVRSFPDYGALTRQRIEDMEPAADADPRGKRDPRDFALWKGAKPTEPATASWPTAYGRGRPGWHLECSAMARKYLGDTFDIHGGGVDLRFPHHENEQAQSRAAGLGFAQFWLHNAWVTISGEKMSKSLGNSLVVSELTRHVRPLVLRYYLTAVHYRSTIEYGEDSLAEAQAAVERIESFVQRAVEAVGEPAGELAEIELDSGFADALDDDLNVSEALAVLFGLVREGNRALEAGAAEEATVRHTLGQVLAMTDVLGVNPRSPQWAREGSGSTDVLDALVQSRLDARAAARADKDFATADAIRDELTGLGIVIEDTPTGARWSLGG
- a CDS encoding S-(hydroxymethyl)mycothiol dehydrogenase, translated to MPSTVKGVIARSKGADVEVVDIVVPDPGPGEAVVKVEACGVCHTDLHYRDGGINDEFPFLLGHEAAGTVEAVGEGVTDVAPGDFVILNWRAVCGQCRACAKGEPWYCFDTANATQKMTLTDGTELSPALGIGAFIEKTLVAAGQCTKVDREASAAAAGLLGCGVMAGFGAAVNTGGVRRGDSVAVIGCGGVGNAAIAGAALAGATTVIAVDVDDRKLVGAKAFGATHTVNSKDVDPVEKIRELTGGFGADVVVEAVGRPETYEQAFYARDLAGTVVLVGVPTPDMEVMLPLLEIFGRGGALKSSWYGDCLPSRDFPMLIDLYRQGKFDLDAFVTEKIALDQVESAFEKMHGGQVLRSVVEL
- a CDS encoding MBL fold metallo-hydrolase, translating into MSGELRVDHAVTSGTFSLDGGTWEVDNNVWVLGDDTQCVVIDAPHDADAIAAVVGERELVAVLCTHAHDDHIGAVGDIFDRTRAPSYLHPEDRVLWDRVYQVGPDHELADGQVITVAGTEVRVLHTPGHSPGAVCFYVPALGVLFTGDTLFQGGPGATGRSYSDFPTIIDSIRDKLLVLPPETVVHTGHGDSTTIGDEAPHLQEWIDRGH
- a CDS encoding DUF6412 domain-containing protein gives rise to the protein MTTLERAYARSVLAVLLGALLGSLLVWSGDPASLVLSVGVVLLTGMLRRSAAAPSWRAGLVRSDGVGRRRYAWSRLPLPLRDPGLPGRPQPRAPGLLTVGVPA
- a CDS encoding YidC/Oxa1 family membrane protein insertase, whose product is MFAFLDPVMLPVHDLIEAVSQWVPMPLCIVLLTVLVRLALHPLNRATYRAGLHRRRISPQVRELQELHRKNPEKLRAELMELHTREGVYPAAGCLPALLQLPVLGVVYRLFSAPQFAGTANALQHHTLAGVPLTAHLTTAGSGVWVFALLIAVALVVAWLIMRQTRDTMAEAQQMTPADPRQAEVTATMNRILPMMSFGTVAAVAVLPLATGLYLAVSASWTYCERLLVRRTVTV